A region from the Nocardioides exalbidus genome encodes:
- a CDS encoding DegV family protein, with amino-acid sequence MTRVVVVTDSTASLPPELAEARGIRVVPLQVVIGARVLDEGPDGATPEVVAEALRAFVPVSTSRPAPALFADLYRSLEAEGVDEIVSVHLSGEMSGTFESAQLAALEVDLPVHVVDSGQVGIATGFAALTAVDVLEAGGSGEDAANAALARGEAASSLFYVDTLEYLRRGGRIGAAAAIFGSALSVKPLLEIADGRVVPRERVRTASRALARLAELAVEAAGDVPVDVSVAHLANAERAEELAAALTERLAAGLEGREVLCGELGAVLGAHVGPGMVAVCVSPRPAGR; translated from the coding sequence ATGACTCGCGTGGTGGTCGTCACGGACTCGACCGCGAGCCTCCCGCCCGAGCTGGCGGAGGCTCGCGGCATCCGGGTCGTGCCCCTCCAGGTGGTCATCGGCGCGCGTGTGCTCGACGAGGGCCCCGACGGTGCGACGCCTGAGGTCGTCGCCGAGGCGCTGCGGGCGTTCGTCCCGGTGAGCACCTCGCGGCCGGCGCCGGCCCTCTTCGCCGACCTCTACCGCTCGCTGGAGGCCGAGGGCGTCGACGAGATCGTCTCGGTCCACCTGTCCGGGGAGATGAGCGGCACCTTCGAGTCCGCCCAGCTCGCCGCGCTCGAGGTCGACCTGCCCGTGCACGTCGTGGACTCCGGGCAGGTCGGCATCGCCACCGGCTTCGCGGCCCTCACCGCGGTCGACGTGCTGGAGGCCGGTGGGTCGGGGGAGGACGCCGCCAACGCCGCGCTGGCCCGGGGCGAGGCCGCCTCCTCGCTGTTCTACGTCGACACCCTCGAGTACCTCCGCCGCGGCGGCCGCATCGGTGCCGCCGCCGCGATCTTCGGCAGCGCGCTGTCGGTCAAGCCGCTGCTCGAGATCGCCGACGGGAGGGTCGTCCCGCGCGAGCGCGTGCGGACGGCATCGCGTGCGCTCGCCAGGTTGGCCGAGCTCGCCGTCGAGGCGGCCGGCGACGTGCCCGTCGACGTGAGCGTCGCCCACCTCGCCAACGCCGAGCGCGCCGAGGAGCTGGCGGCCGCCCTCACCGAGCGCCTGGCCGCCGGGCTGGAGGGGCGCGAGGTCCTCTGCGGCGAGCTGGGCGCCGTCCTCGGTGCCCACGTCGGCCCGGGGATGGTCGCGGTCTGCGTCTCGCCGCGACCAGCAGGCCGGTGA
- a CDS encoding ComEA family DNA-binding protein, whose amino-acid sequence MRRSQSSSEHAEAVSRRLATLSAELAAVRDGSVDSDDPDRTRVRVRPGEEPPVPVVLPVPGRHASRRMQVGGLRLGPVHLAVVTVVAALAVGLAAWWAIRDQAEVVPLGPAAASGSSSSTSSGTSGSPEPLADVSAPPDATGDLVVDVAGKVRRPGIAVLPAGSRVIDALEAAGGARRGVDLTALNLARPIVDGEQILVGVAPAPGVAGTVGSAGSSTPSGSLVNLNTADQAALDTLPGVGPVTADAILSWREENGGFTSVDELLEVDGIGEATLEDIAPLVTI is encoded by the coding sequence ATGCGCCGATCCCAGTCGTCCTCCGAGCACGCCGAGGCGGTGTCGCGACGCCTGGCGACGCTGAGTGCGGAGCTCGCGGCCGTGCGCGACGGGTCGGTCGACAGCGACGACCCCGACCGCACGCGGGTCCGGGTGCGGCCCGGTGAGGAGCCGCCGGTCCCCGTGGTGTTGCCGGTGCCGGGTCGCCACGCCTCGCGGCGGATGCAGGTCGGCGGTCTCCGGCTCGGGCCGGTGCACCTCGCCGTCGTCACGGTCGTGGCGGCGCTGGCGGTCGGGCTCGCCGCGTGGTGGGCGATCCGCGACCAGGCGGAGGTGGTGCCGCTCGGCCCGGCCGCCGCGTCCGGCTCGTCCTCCAGCACTTCTTCGGGCACGTCGGGGTCGCCCGAGCCGCTGGCTGACGTCAGCGCACCGCCAGACGCGACGGGCGACCTGGTGGTCGACGTCGCCGGCAAGGTACGACGACCCGGCATCGCGGTCCTGCCCGCCGGGTCGCGCGTGATCGATGCGCTCGAGGCGGCCGGAGGCGCTCGTCGCGGGGTCGACCTGACCGCGCTCAACCTCGCGCGCCCGATCGTCGACGGCGAGCAGATCCTGGTCGGCGTCGCGCCCGCGCCCGGCGTCGCGGGGACCGTGGGCTCGGCCGGGTCGTCGACGCCGTCGGGCTCGCTGGTCAACCTCAACACCGCCGACCAGGCCGCGCTCGACACGCTCCCCGGCGTCGGCCCGGTGACCGCCGACGCGATCCTGTCGTGGCGCGAGGAGAACGGCGGCTTCACCTCGGTCGACGAGCTGCTCGAGGTCGACGGCATCGGTGAGGCGACGCTGGAGGACATCGCCCCGCTCGTGACCATCTGA
- a CDS encoding ComEC/Rec2 family competence protein has translation MPDLRAVGLGVGAWTGALLVLVLPGRVALVAVLVVVAGAGLLVVRRTLAAAWLGPVAALAAVAGVAALQQTLVATSPLAVLAEDGAIVTLRMEITSDVRVVAGQYGDLQVARADVTHVEGRGSAWELDAPVVVMAGEDWPRPELGTTLVTTARLVPADDDVAALVRPTGDPRVVGEPDVWWDAAAAVRRSVRASVAGRDADARELVPALVVGDDGGLDEALADDFRTTGLTHLLAVSGTNLTLVVGFVIILARWVGVRGRWLHVLAALGIAGFVLTARAEPSVVRAAAMGTVALVGMGANGRSRGTRCLGVAVLGLLLVSPSLAVSAGFALSALATGGILLLAPVWRDALVRWTPRWVAEAVSVPLAAQVACTPVVAALSGQVSLVAVAANLLAAPAVAPATVLGLAGGLLGLVWAPLGVLVAAPAAWSAGWIISVARWGADVPTAAVDWGTSPVALVVLTALCVLSVPLAPRLLRRPGTTLACTGLLVAVMLVRPPSPGWPPDGWVLAMCDVGQGDGLVLRAGPRSGVVVDAGPDPALMDACLDRLRITDVPLVVLTHFHADHVDGVAGVYDDRRVGAVESTWLLEPEDGVRSVEDAAGGDPGVAAYGETRSFGAVTLQAVWPEPGGGAGDAGESGPNNASVVLVAEVEGIRILLTGDVEPSAQRSLARDLPGLRVDVLKVPHHGSRHQDLDWLTSLGARVALVSVGADNDYGHPAPDLLAALTAAGSRVWRTDLSGDVGVVVREGGVGVVGRG, from the coding sequence GTGCCCGACCTCCGCGCCGTCGGCCTCGGCGTGGGCGCCTGGACCGGCGCGCTCCTGGTGCTCGTGCTGCCGGGACGCGTCGCGCTGGTGGCGGTGCTGGTCGTCGTGGCCGGCGCCGGCCTGCTCGTCGTACGCCGCACGCTCGCAGCCGCCTGGCTCGGCCCGGTCGCGGCACTGGCCGCCGTCGCCGGTGTCGCCGCCCTCCAGCAGACGCTGGTCGCCACCTCGCCGCTGGCCGTCCTCGCCGAGGACGGCGCGATCGTCACGCTCCGGATGGAGATCACCTCCGACGTCCGGGTCGTCGCGGGCCAGTACGGCGACCTCCAGGTCGCGCGGGCCGACGTGACGCACGTCGAGGGCCGGGGGAGCGCGTGGGAGCTCGACGCGCCCGTGGTCGTGATGGCCGGTGAGGACTGGCCGCGCCCGGAGCTCGGCACGACGCTGGTGACCACCGCCCGGCTGGTGCCCGCCGACGACGACGTCGCGGCACTCGTCCGGCCGACGGGCGATCCGCGCGTGGTCGGGGAGCCCGACGTCTGGTGGGACGCAGCGGCTGCCGTACGACGGTCCGTGCGCGCCTCGGTCGCGGGGCGGGACGCCGACGCGCGCGAGCTCGTGCCGGCGCTCGTGGTGGGCGACGACGGCGGCCTGGACGAGGCCCTCGCCGACGACTTCCGGACGACGGGGCTCACGCACCTGCTCGCGGTGAGCGGGACGAACCTCACCCTGGTCGTCGGGTTCGTGATCATCCTCGCCCGCTGGGTCGGCGTGCGCGGTCGCTGGCTCCACGTCCTCGCCGCACTGGGGATCGCCGGGTTCGTGCTGACCGCCCGCGCCGAGCCCAGCGTCGTCCGCGCTGCGGCGATGGGCACCGTCGCGCTGGTCGGGATGGGTGCCAACGGCCGCTCCCGCGGCACGCGGTGCCTCGGCGTGGCGGTGCTCGGCCTGCTCCTGGTCTCGCCGTCCCTGGCGGTGTCGGCCGGGTTCGCACTGTCGGCGCTCGCGACCGGCGGGATCCTGCTGCTCGCGCCGGTCTGGCGCGATGCGCTGGTGCGGTGGACGCCTCGCTGGGTGGCCGAGGCGGTCTCGGTGCCACTGGCCGCGCAGGTGGCGTGCACACCGGTCGTCGCGGCGCTGTCGGGACAGGTGAGCCTGGTGGCGGTGGCGGCCAACCTGCTCGCTGCGCCGGCCGTCGCTCCGGCGACGGTCCTCGGCCTGGCCGGCGGGCTCCTCGGTCTGGTCTGGGCGCCGCTCGGCGTGCTCGTCGCCGCGCCCGCCGCGTGGTCGGCGGGCTGGATCATCTCGGTCGCGCGCTGGGGCGCGGACGTCCCGACCGCCGCCGTCGACTGGGGCACGAGCCCGGTGGCCCTCGTCGTGCTGACGGCACTGTGCGTGCTCTCCGTGCCGCTGGCGCCCCGGCTCCTGCGCCGGCCCGGGACGACCCTCGCCTGCACCGGGCTGCTGGTCGCGGTGATGCTGGTCCGGCCACCGTCGCCCGGCTGGCCGCCCGACGGCTGGGTCCTCGCGATGTGCGACGTCGGGCAGGGTGACGGGCTCGTGCTCCGGGCCGGACCTCGGTCGGGCGTGGTCGTCGACGCCGGGCCCGATCCCGCGCTGATGGACGCCTGCCTCGACCGGCTGCGGATCACCGACGTGCCGCTCGTGGTGCTGACCCACTTCCACGCCGACCACGTCGACGGCGTCGCCGGTGTCTACGACGACCGTCGGGTGGGTGCGGTCGAGTCGACCTGGCTGCTCGAGCCCGAGGACGGCGTGCGGTCGGTGGAGGACGCGGCGGGCGGCGACCCCGGCGTGGCGGCGTACGGCGAGACGCGGAGCTTCGGCGCGGTCACGCTCCAGGCCGTGTGGCCCGAGCCGGGCGGCGGCGCCGGCGACGCGGGGGAGAGCGGCCCCAACAACGCCAGCGTGGTGCTCGTCGCCGAGGTCGAGGGCATCCGGATCCTGCTGACGGGAGACGTCGAGCCCTCGGCGCAGCGCTCGCTGGCACGCGACCTGCCCGGGCTCCGCGTCGACGTGCTGAAGGTGCCGCACCACGGCAGCCGGCACCAGGACCTCGACTGGCTGACCTCGCTCGGCGCGCGGGTCGCGCTCGTGTCGGTGGGGGCGGACAACGACTACGGGCACCCGGCCCCCGACCTCCTCGCCGCGCTCACCGCGGCCGGCTCCCGGGTGTGGCGCACCGACCTCTCGGGCGACGTCGGGGTGGTGGTCCGAGAGGGCGGCGTCGGTGTCGTGGGTCGCGGATAG
- the holA gene encoding DNA polymerase III subunit delta: protein MARTPTAEQVLGHVVLVTGKEEYLSARTVASVREAVRAHDADAELAESMASDLTLASLGEMSAPSLFSSIRCVIVRGIEDLPDESVDGLLDYCGSPVEDVALVLVHSGGQKGSGVLTKLRKLGPVTEVKSEEVKPSAMPAFVTSEVASHGARIDSDAAAFLVQAVGTDLRSLAAAADQLTNDFHGEHLTIDKVQRYFGGRAEAKSFTVADAAFDGDRTRALEELRWALDSGTSPVLVTSAMAASARSIARYLGAPRGAREADLARDLGVPPWKVRTVRQQSRSFSPEGIAQVVRSVAVADADIKGQAHDASYALERLVLTVAALRESR from the coding sequence ATGGCACGCACCCCCACCGCCGAGCAGGTCCTCGGCCACGTCGTCCTCGTGACGGGCAAGGAGGAATACCTCTCCGCGCGCACCGTCGCGTCGGTCCGCGAGGCGGTCCGGGCGCACGACGCCGACGCCGAGCTGGCCGAGTCGATGGCGTCCGACCTCACCCTCGCGTCGCTGGGGGAGATGTCCGCACCGTCGCTGTTCTCGTCCATCCGGTGCGTCATCGTGCGCGGCATCGAGGACCTGCCCGACGAGTCGGTCGACGGGCTGCTGGACTACTGCGGGTCGCCGGTCGAGGACGTCGCCCTCGTGCTCGTGCACTCGGGCGGGCAGAAGGGGAGCGGCGTGCTCACCAAGCTGCGCAAGCTCGGCCCGGTGACCGAGGTGAAGTCCGAGGAGGTCAAGCCCAGCGCGATGCCGGCCTTCGTCACCTCGGAGGTCGCCTCGCACGGCGCGCGGATTGACTCCGACGCCGCAGCCTTCCTCGTGCAGGCGGTCGGCACCGACCTGCGCTCGCTCGCGGCCGCCGCCGACCAGCTCACCAACGACTTCCACGGCGAGCACCTGACGATCGACAAGGTCCAGCGCTACTTCGGCGGCCGGGCCGAGGCGAAGTCCTTCACGGTGGCCGACGCGGCCTTCGACGGCGACCGGACCCGCGCGCTGGAGGAGCTTCGCTGGGCGCTCGACTCCGGGACCTCGCCGGTGCTGGTGACCTCGGCGATGGCGGCCTCCGCCCGGAGCATCGCCCGCTACCTCGGTGCGCCGCGTGGCGCCCGGGAGGCCGACCTCGCCCGCGACCTCGGCGTCCCGCCGTGGAAGGTGCGCACGGTCCGCCAGCAGTCCCGCTCCTTCAGCCCGGAGGGGATCGCGCAGGTGGTGCGGTCCGTCGCGGTCGCCGACGCCGACATCAAGGGCCAGGCCCACGACGCGTCCTACGCCCTCGAGCGGCTGGTGCTCACCGTCGCCGCGTTGCGCGAGTCCCGCTAG
- the rpsT gene encoding 30S ribosomal protein S20 produces the protein MANIKSQIKRNKQNEKARQRNQAVKSRLKTAVRKFRELSEAGDKDAATAAGRDAMKALDKAASKGVIHANQAANRKSSIAKKTASL, from the coding sequence GTGGCGAACATCAAGTCCCAGATCAAGCGCAACAAGCAGAACGAGAAGGCGCGCCAGCGCAACCAGGCCGTCAAGTCGCGCCTGAAGACCGCGGTCCGCAAGTTCCGCGAGCTCTCCGAGGCGGGCGACAAGGACGCCGCGACCGCTGCCGGCCGCGACGCCATGAAGGCTCTCGACAAGGCCGCCTCGAAGGGCGTCATCCACGCCAACCAGGCCGCCAACCGCAAGTCGTCGATCGCCAAGAAGACCGCCTCCCTCTGA
- a CDS encoding aminoglycoside phosphotransferase family protein, with the protein MTAPRAVGVRLPYGSVPAAVRSWVEGVLGSPVVSVAEQVGGMSPGCATRLTCADGTRAFVKAVGDDLNPDTPNLFRREAAVLSHLGEHRLWARLLASYDDGAWVALLIEDVEGRHPDFADGAELEAVLAGADRLSEALRERGEPPSARLLDVGDVFGKWADTLDALPSAPPGAPVPDWLVSQQREWSDVLRAQADVAAAQLVHWDVRIDNLLRRPDGDVVFVDWGMAARGPAWVDPLLARMERMDDPWFDTSITSSPALVGAGDDAVTAFLAGFGAHLAVRSVTAVDVNLPTINDFRRTESRRMLAAVARRTGRRAS; encoded by the coding sequence GTGACGGCGCCGCGCGCGGTCGGCGTACGCCTCCCCTACGGATCCGTGCCGGCGGCCGTGCGCTCGTGGGTGGAGGGCGTGCTCGGCTCACCGGTGGTCTCGGTCGCCGAGCAGGTGGGCGGCATGTCGCCCGGCTGCGCGACCCGGCTGACCTGTGCCGACGGCACCCGGGCCTTCGTGAAGGCGGTCGGCGACGACCTCAACCCGGACACGCCGAACCTCTTCCGCCGCGAGGCCGCCGTCCTCTCCCACCTCGGCGAGCACCGGCTCTGGGCGCGGCTGCTGGCGTCGTACGACGACGGGGCGTGGGTCGCGCTGCTGATCGAAGACGTCGAGGGGCGCCACCCCGACTTCGCGGACGGTGCCGAGCTCGAGGCGGTCCTGGCCGGGGCCGACCGGCTCTCCGAGGCACTCCGGGAGCGCGGCGAGCCACCGTCGGCCCGCCTCCTCGACGTCGGCGACGTGTTCGGGAAGTGGGCCGACACGCTCGACGCGCTGCCCTCGGCGCCTCCCGGGGCCCCGGTCCCCGACTGGCTGGTGAGCCAGCAACGCGAGTGGTCCGACGTCCTCCGTGCGCAGGCCGACGTGGCCGCGGCCCAGCTCGTCCACTGGGACGTCCGGATCGACAACCTGCTGCGTCGTCCGGACGGAGACGTCGTCTTCGTCGACTGGGGCATGGCCGCTCGCGGGCCGGCGTGGGTCGACCCGCTGCTGGCCCGGATGGAGCGGATGGACGACCCGTGGTTCGACACCTCGATCACGTCGTCCCCCGCCCTCGTGGGAGCGGGTGACGACGCGGTCACGGCCTTCCTCGCGGGGTTCGGCGCGCACCTCGCCGTCCGCTCGGTGACGGCCGTCGACGTCAACCTCCCGACGATCAACGATTTCCGCCGGACCGAGTCGCGGCGGATGCTGGCTGCGGTCGCGCGACGCACCGGCCGCCGGGCGAGCTGA
- a CDS encoding phosphotransferase family protein, with protein sequence MPRQPLADYPAPHGRTARRLEWGFLPPNLRTWIERRCGSPVVSAISQTSGFTPGFASVLVCEDGSRHFVKAASVKAQQVFADSYREEARKLAALPRSVPAPRLLWQLDDDWVVLGIEYVAGRAPRRPWREDELDAVLDSLEQAADELTPPPADLSLDTAAADFAPLVEGWASLRAHRTDLDAAHLAEAEALATRYAEVVGGDTLVHTDIRSDNVIIDSDGRAMICDWNWPVRGAAWFDSFAALIGPRGEGIDVDAVIASRRLLRDVDPEAFDINLALYVGYFFTQCELPVPPTSPHIRDHQRWQGEVCWDWLAERRGWS encoded by the coding sequence ATGCCCCGCCAGCCGCTCGCCGACTACCCCGCTCCCCACGGCAGGACCGCGCGCCGGCTCGAGTGGGGCTTCCTCCCGCCGAACCTCCGGACCTGGATCGAGCGCAGGTGCGGCTCCCCCGTCGTGTCCGCGATCTCGCAGACGAGCGGCTTCACGCCGGGCTTCGCGTCGGTGCTGGTGTGCGAGGACGGCTCGCGGCACTTCGTGAAGGCCGCGTCGGTGAAGGCCCAGCAGGTGTTCGCCGACTCCTACCGCGAGGAGGCACGCAAGCTCGCCGCGCTCCCCCGCTCGGTCCCGGCGCCCCGGCTGCTCTGGCAGCTCGACGACGACTGGGTCGTCCTCGGGATCGAGTACGTCGCCGGGCGGGCGCCGCGGAGGCCGTGGCGCGAGGACGAGCTCGACGCCGTGCTCGACTCCCTGGAGCAGGCGGCCGACGAGCTCACCCCGCCCCCGGCCGACCTGTCCCTCGACACGGCCGCGGCCGACTTCGCGCCGCTCGTCGAGGGCTGGGCGTCGCTCCGCGCGCACCGCACCGACCTCGATGCCGCCCACCTCGCGGAGGCCGAGGCGCTGGCCACCCGCTACGCCGAGGTCGTCGGCGGGGACACCCTCGTCCACACCGACATCCGCTCGGACAACGTGATCATCGACTCCGACGGCCGCGCGATGATCTGCGACTGGAACTGGCCGGTCCGCGGCGCCGCGTGGTTCGACTCCTTCGCGGCACTCATCGGCCCGCGCGGCGAGGGCATCGACGTCGACGCCGTGATCGCGTCGCGCCGGCTGCTGCGCGACGTCGATCCCGAGGCGTTCGACATCAACCTCGCGCTCTACGTCGGCTACTTCTTCACCCAGTGCGAGCTCCCCGTCCCGCCGACCTCGCCGCACATCCGCGACCACCAGCGCTGGCAGGGCGAGGTGTGCTGGGACTGGCTCGCGGAGCGCCGGGGCTGGTCGTGA
- a CDS encoding GNAT family N-acetyltransferase, with protein MPEIVLPTADVRASFLEAMDEFVAEGVELSQTAAWIDVHAPGWTDPERFESFVESVKADARPDNPRPDWHVPCTTLWWIDGETYLGRLAIRHVLNDFLLDVGGHIGYDVRPTRRREGHATAMLQAALPWAAGLGIDPALITCDVDNHGSTKVIEAAGGVLEDVRGVKRRYWVPTSG; from the coding sequence GTGCCCGAGATCGTGCTGCCCACCGCAGATGTCCGCGCGTCGTTCCTCGAGGCGATGGACGAGTTCGTCGCCGAGGGTGTCGAGCTCTCCCAGACCGCGGCGTGGATCGACGTGCACGCCCCGGGCTGGACCGATCCCGAGAGGTTCGAGTCGTTCGTCGAGTCCGTGAAGGCGGACGCGCGCCCGGACAACCCGCGGCCCGACTGGCACGTGCCGTGCACGACGCTGTGGTGGATCGACGGCGAGACCTACCTCGGCCGGCTCGCGATCCGCCACGTCCTCAACGACTTCCTGCTCGACGTCGGCGGGCACATCGGCTACGACGTCCGTCCCACGCGCCGCCGCGAAGGCCATGCGACCGCGATGCTGCAGGCCGCGCTCCCGTGGGCCGCGGGCCTCGGGATCGACCCGGCGCTGATCACCTGCGACGTCGACAACCACGGCTCGACGAAGGTCATCGAGGCCGCCGGCGGGGTGCTCGAGGACGTGCGCGGGGTCAAGCGCCGCTACTGGGTACCCACTTCGGGGTAG
- the bglX gene encoding beta-glucosidase BglX, producing MARTERRTLAVVASVGLTLALATGALAARGLSDDEEALAPTRGRPSAGIERKVDALLARMTTKEKLQQVQLLSDGQITDADAKAGVGSVFSLVDAEKINHFQRVAVEQSRLGIPILFAYDTVHGYRTVFPVPLGAASSFDPEVASADAEVGARESAIQGIKQVYSPMVDVSHEPRWGRIVEGAGEDPYLGSVMGAARVKGAQGTDYSRPDKVVSSVKHYVAYGEAEGGRDYNTTDLSESRLRNLYLPPFKAAIDAGADTVMCSFNSINGVPGCANKYTETDILKKEWGFDGFIESDYTAVAELRACPPVTPDEGPCGHGVAADGPQAGAAALMAGTDSEMVSTNIRDYGEQLLASRQITMKRLDDAVRRILRVKFRAGLFDHPYVDVAKASDPASYGKPADLAKSRWAAGRSMVLLKNDGGALPLDPARSTALIGPFGDTVDDVLGPWPGRGADELAPAHVPLVEGLTAASTGQVTYTQACNLAHNFDPPNVANPPLTPEDEVCAGPGDDGTTIDDAVAAAEAADQVVLALGENAYMSGEANARSELTLPGQQQKLLDAVAATGKPVVVVLLNGRPLDLSAVQGKAAAIFEAWFPGTEGGHAVADVLFGTVNPGGKLPVTFPRRVGTAPTYYNHEPTGRPCDAASKYNSRYRDLATCDPLYPFGFGLSYTTFEVGDLRLSRSSVRRDGRLTASMRVTNTGSVAGDEVAQLYLHDPVASLSQPVRRLRGFQRVSLDPGQSTTVTFTLDASDFGFYDNRGKYVVEPGLIEVYGGDSSTATMKATFTVTR from the coding sequence ATGGCGCGCACCGAACGCCGCACCCTCGCCGTCGTCGCATCCGTCGGCCTCACCCTCGCCCTCGCCACGGGGGCGCTCGCCGCGCGCGGCCTGAGCGACGACGAGGAGGCGCTCGCGCCGACCCGGGGCAGGCCCAGCGCGGGCATCGAGCGCAAGGTCGACGCGCTCCTGGCCCGGATGACCACGAAGGAGAAGCTGCAGCAGGTGCAGCTGCTCTCCGACGGCCAGATCACCGACGCCGACGCCAAGGCGGGAGTGGGCTCGGTCTTCAGCCTCGTCGACGCCGAGAAGATCAACCACTTCCAGCGCGTCGCGGTCGAGCAGTCCCGGCTCGGCATCCCGATCCTCTTCGCCTACGACACCGTCCACGGCTACCGCACGGTCTTCCCCGTGCCGCTGGGCGCCGCGAGCTCCTTCGACCCGGAGGTCGCGAGCGCCGACGCCGAGGTGGGGGCCCGCGAGTCGGCCATCCAGGGCATCAAGCAGGTCTACAGCCCGATGGTCGACGTCTCGCACGAGCCGCGGTGGGGCCGCATCGTCGAGGGTGCGGGCGAGGACCCCTACCTCGGTTCGGTCATGGGCGCCGCGCGCGTGAAGGGTGCCCAGGGCACCGACTACAGCCGGCCCGACAAGGTCGTCTCGAGCGTCAAGCACTACGTCGCCTACGGCGAGGCCGAGGGTGGCCGGGACTACAACACGACCGACCTGTCCGAGTCGCGGCTGCGCAACCTCTACCTCCCGCCGTTCAAGGCCGCGATCGACGCGGGCGCCGACACGGTGATGTGCTCGTTCAACTCGATCAACGGCGTCCCCGGGTGCGCGAACAAGTACACCGAGACCGACATCCTCAAGAAGGAGTGGGGCTTCGACGGCTTCATCGAGAGCGACTACACGGCCGTCGCGGAGCTGCGCGCCTGCCCGCCGGTCACGCCCGACGAGGGCCCGTGCGGGCACGGGGTCGCCGCTGACGGCCCGCAGGCGGGAGCCGCGGCACTGATGGCCGGCACCGACTCGGAGATGGTGAGCACCAACATCCGCGACTACGGCGAGCAGCTGCTCGCGAGCCGGCAGATCACCATGAAGCGGCTCGACGACGCCGTCCGACGGATCCTCCGGGTGAAGTTCCGGGCCGGCCTGTTCGACCACCCGTACGTCGACGTGGCGAAGGCGTCCGACCCGGCCAGCTACGGCAAGCCCGCCGACCTGGCGAAGAGCCGCTGGGCCGCCGGCCGGTCGATGGTCCTGCTCAAGAACGACGGTGGCGCGCTGCCGCTCGACCCGGCCAGGTCGACGGCACTCATCGGCCCGTTCGGTGACACCGTCGACGACGTGCTCGGTCCCTGGCCCGGTCGCGGTGCCGACGAGCTCGCGCCCGCCCACGTGCCGCTGGTCGAGGGCCTGACGGCCGCGAGCACCGGCCAGGTGACGTACACGCAGGCGTGCAACCTGGCCCACAACTTCGACCCGCCCAACGTCGCGAACCCGCCGCTGACCCCCGAGGACGAGGTGTGCGCCGGCCCCGGTGACGACGGGACCACGATCGACGACGCCGTGGCCGCGGCGGAGGCGGCCGACCAGGTGGTCCTCGCGCTCGGCGAGAACGCCTACATGAGCGGCGAGGCCAACGCGCGCAGCGAGCTGACCCTCCCGGGCCAGCAGCAGAAGCTGCTCGACGCCGTGGCGGCCACCGGCAAGCCGGTCGTGGTGGTGCTGCTCAACGGACGGCCCCTCGACCTCAGCGCGGTGCAGGGCAAGGCGGCGGCGATCTTCGAGGCCTGGTTCCCCGGCACCGAGGGCGGCCACGCGGTCGCCGACGTCCTCTTCGGCACGGTCAACCCGGGCGGCAAGCTGCCCGTGACCTTCCCGCGGAGGGTCGGCACGGCACCCACCTACTACAACCACGAGCCCACCGGCCGCCCGTGCGACGCCGCGTCCAAGTACAACTCCCGCTACCGCGACCTCGCCACCTGCGACCCGCTCTACCCCTTCGGCTTCGGGCTGAGCTACACCACCTTCGAGGTCGGCGACCTCCGCCTGAGCCGCAGCTCGGTCCGTCGCGACGGCCGGCTCACCGCGTCGATGCGGGTCACCAACACCGGCAGCGTCGCCGGCGACGAGGTGGCGCAGCTCTACCTGCACGACCCGGTGGCGAGCCTGTCCCAGCCGGTGCGCAGGCTCCGCGGGTTCCAGCGGGTGAGCCTCGACCCCGGGCAGTCCACGACGGTCACGTTCACCCTCGACGCGAGCGACTTCGGGTTCTACGACAACCGGGGGAAGTACGTCGTGGAGCCGGGGCTG